In a single window of the Micrococcaceae bacterium Sec5.7 genome:
- a CDS encoding AMP-binding protein, producing MVSTSRPSSVPIPAAADRVVIYMPMIPEAAIAMLATARLGAVHSVVFGGFAPKELAARIRDAAPAVVVTASGGIEPSRRVEYLPAVAEALELAGRPDTPVLVKGRDGFAAKVTDFDGWLDRDTELATAAPAGPVDVKATDPLYILYTSGTTGTPKGVVRDNGGHAVALAWTMENVYDVGPGDVMWTASDVGWVVGHSYIVYGPLIAGATTVLYEGKPVGTPDAGAFCWVVQDHGVNVLFTAPTALRAIRKADPEAALLAGYDTSSLRTLFAAGERRGSCLRGGGDIVLGLPLPPGTLTTLWRDDHRYVSSYLQAFDGAYATGDSGYQDEEGYVFVMGRTDDIINVAGHRLSTGSMEQVIGQHPAVAECAVIGVADPLKGQRASGYVVLKSGVEMEAPVLVQELIALVRRDIGAVADFKNVMVVDALPKTRSGKILRKTMRQIADGDEYVIPSTIEDPEVIHQLIGKLRPTGD from the coding sequence ATGGTTTCGACGTCGAGACCCAGCAGCGTACCGATCCCGGCCGCCGCGGACCGGGTGGTGATCTACATGCCGATGATCCCCGAAGCCGCCATCGCCATGCTGGCAACCGCCCGCCTGGGCGCCGTCCATTCCGTGGTCTTCGGCGGGTTTGCGCCCAAAGAGCTGGCCGCACGCATCCGGGACGCCGCGCCCGCGGTGGTGGTCACGGCATCGGGCGGCATCGAGCCGTCGCGCCGCGTTGAATACCTGCCGGCCGTTGCCGAGGCGCTCGAACTGGCCGGCCGCCCGGACACCCCGGTTCTGGTCAAGGGACGCGACGGCTTTGCAGCCAAGGTGACTGACTTCGACGGCTGGCTGGACCGGGACACCGAGTTGGCCACCGCCGCGCCGGCAGGACCGGTGGACGTCAAAGCCACTGATCCGCTCTACATCCTGTACACCTCGGGTACCACCGGGACACCCAAGGGGGTTGTCAGGGACAACGGAGGGCACGCCGTGGCGCTCGCCTGGACGATGGAAAACGTTTACGACGTCGGTCCAGGGGACGTGATGTGGACTGCCTCGGACGTCGGGTGGGTAGTGGGTCACTCCTACATCGTGTACGGCCCGCTGATAGCCGGAGCCACGACGGTCCTCTACGAGGGCAAGCCTGTAGGCACTCCGGATGCGGGTGCTTTCTGTTGGGTGGTCCAGGATCACGGGGTCAACGTCCTCTTCACAGCACCAACAGCTCTGCGGGCAATCAGGAAAGCCGATCCCGAGGCGGCGCTGCTGGCCGGATATGACACCTCGAGTCTGCGGACCCTCTTCGCCGCCGGCGAGCGGCGAGGCAGTTGCCTCCGGGGTGGAGGGGACATTGTGCTCGGGCTCCCTCTGCCGCCGGGTACCCTGACTACCCTGTGGCGGGATGACCACCGCTACGTGTCGTCATACCTGCAGGCATTCGACGGCGCCTACGCGACAGGCGACTCGGGGTATCAGGACGAGGAAGGGTACGTCTTTGTTATGGGTCGGACCGATGACATCATCAACGTCGCCGGCCACAGACTATCCACAGGATCCATGGAACAGGTCATCGGACAGCACCCCGCTGTTGCCGAATGCGCCGTCATCGGCGTCGCGGACCCGCTCAAGGGCCAGCGCGCCAGCGGCTACGTAGTGCTGAAATCCGGCGTTGAGATGGAGGCTCCGGTCTTGGTGCAGGAGCTGATTGCTCTGGTCCGGCGGGACATCGGGGCTGTTGCCGATTTCAAGAATGTCATGGTGGTGGATGCCCTGCCCAAGACCCGTTCAGGGAAGATCCTGCGAAAGACCATGCGACAGATTGCCGACGGCGACGAGTACGTCATTCCTTCCACCATCGAGGATCCGGAAGTCATCCATCAGCTGATCGGGAAGCTCCGGCCCACAGGCGATTGA
- a CDS encoding response regulator — protein sequence MTDIRVLVVEDEPVASAAHAAYVGRLEGFSLAGTAPDGQSALRLLTEFSAAGNAVELVLLDMNLPDLHGLDIARRMRSSGLFADIIAITAVRELAIVRSAVAIGVVQYLIKPFTYATFADKLESYRLFRQQLSSPESGTTRAGARASQSDVDQAFASLRAPSELPLPKGLAPSTLEAVQEFMKKQDGAVSATEVMEALGMSRVTARRYLEYLADAGTLSRTARYGAPGRPENEYRWARA from the coding sequence TTGACCGATATCCGCGTACTCGTCGTTGAGGATGAGCCGGTGGCTTCGGCAGCCCATGCAGCGTACGTGGGCAGGCTCGAGGGATTTTCGCTGGCCGGCACAGCGCCGGACGGCCAGTCGGCTCTCCGGCTGCTCACTGAGTTCTCGGCCGCAGGGAACGCCGTGGAACTGGTGCTGCTGGACATGAATCTGCCTGATCTCCACGGACTGGACATTGCCCGGCGCATGCGGTCATCCGGACTTTTCGCCGACATCATTGCCATCACGGCGGTCAGGGAGCTTGCCATTGTCCGCAGTGCGGTTGCCATCGGGGTGGTCCAGTACCTCATCAAACCCTTCACCTATGCCACCTTCGCGGACAAGCTGGAGAGCTACCGCCTGTTCCGCCAACAGCTCTCTTCGCCGGAATCCGGAACCACCAGGGCCGGGGCCCGGGCTTCGCAGAGTGATGTGGACCAGGCGTTTGCCAGCTTGCGTGCGCCATCGGAATTGCCTCTCCCGAAGGGCCTGGCACCCTCGACGCTCGAGGCTGTCCAGGAATTCATGAAGAAGCAGGACGGCGCCGTTTCAGCCACGGAGGTGATGGAAGCGCTGGGAATGTCGCGGGTGACGGCACGCCGCTACCTCGAATATCTGGCGGATGCGGGCACACTTTCCCGCACCGCACGCTATGGTGCTCCCGGGCGCCCGGAGAACGAATACCGGTGGGCGCGCGCATGA
- a CDS encoding sensor histidine kinase, which translates to MIHRWSIARRLFVAHLLFMLALTAIVGTATFIDARDHAYDEAGRRMAAVATAVADNPLVLGAAAAPDPSALLQPYALKVTADAGADFITIMAPDRTRWTHPRDEELGKPYIGSIDAALNGQVFTEIAVGTLGPSVRTIAPVKDPGGNVKALVSAGVTVRTVDVALLGRLPALLAIALALLVGGSVASWLLGRYLRNVTRGWGPEQLAQLFAYYESVLHSVREGVILIDTKGRVVMYNDQAAELLGLAPRGADGDPARMPLLADLPLPASLKELFESGRTAHDEIHLTGSGILVVNQSPALGPGSPAGRQRTAVFGTVATIRDRTEIESLGSELETMRTLSDALRAQTHEHANRLHTMVSLMELGQTEDALDFATKDLELSQQLTDEMISSVEEPVLSALIMGKAAEAHERGVELVISAAGSAAVNGLAVQDLVTILGNLLDNAIDAAADAPGPKRVGLTVDSGTAGLEITVQDSGPGIDPSSVDDIFRHGFSTKSAGRFGRGLGLALVRQAVLRLGGTMTITNSGGARFHVLLPPATPRPSEEPH; encoded by the coding sequence ATGATTCACCGCTGGAGCATCGCCCGCAGGCTGTTTGTGGCCCATTTGCTGTTTATGCTGGCACTCACCGCCATAGTGGGCACGGCCACCTTCATTGATGCCCGGGATCATGCCTATGACGAAGCCGGCCGCCGGATGGCAGCGGTGGCCACGGCGGTGGCGGACAATCCGCTGGTGCTTGGGGCCGCCGCCGCACCGGACCCATCCGCATTGCTTCAGCCCTACGCACTGAAGGTCACCGCGGACGCGGGCGCGGATTTCATCACCATCATGGCGCCCGACCGGACCCGGTGGACCCACCCACGGGACGAGGAACTAGGGAAGCCATACATCGGGTCCATCGATGCGGCCCTGAACGGCCAGGTCTTCACCGAGATCGCCGTGGGCACCCTTGGCCCCTCTGTGCGCACCATCGCGCCGGTGAAAGACCCCGGCGGCAACGTCAAAGCCCTCGTGTCCGCCGGAGTCACCGTACGGACGGTGGATGTGGCGCTCCTGGGCAGGCTGCCGGCACTCCTGGCAATTGCACTCGCACTGCTGGTGGGCGGGTCCGTGGCATCCTGGCTTCTGGGCCGGTACCTTCGCAACGTCACGCGCGGCTGGGGGCCGGAACAGCTTGCCCAGCTCTTTGCCTACTACGAATCCGTTCTACACTCGGTCCGGGAAGGTGTCATCCTGATAGACACCAAGGGCAGGGTGGTGATGTACAACGATCAGGCGGCCGAACTGCTGGGGCTGGCTCCGCGCGGGGCCGACGGCGATCCGGCCCGCATGCCTTTGCTCGCTGATCTTCCGCTGCCCGCAAGCCTCAAGGAGCTCTTTGAGTCCGGCAGAACGGCCCACGACGAAATACATCTGACGGGCTCCGGCATCCTTGTGGTGAACCAGAGCCCTGCCTTGGGTCCGGGTTCGCCTGCGGGACGGCAGCGCACGGCCGTGTTCGGAACCGTGGCCACGATCCGTGACCGCACCGAAATCGAGTCGCTCGGGAGTGAGCTCGAAACCATGCGCACGCTGTCCGATGCCCTCCGCGCCCAGACCCATGAACATGCGAACCGGCTGCACACCATGGTTTCGCTCATGGAGCTGGGCCAGACCGAGGACGCCCTGGATTTTGCCACCAAGGATCTGGAGCTGAGCCAGCAGCTCACTGATGAAATGATCAGCTCGGTCGAGGAGCCCGTGCTTAGCGCCCTCATCATGGGCAAGGCGGCGGAGGCCCACGAACGCGGTGTGGAACTGGTGATCAGTGCCGCGGGATCGGCTGCCGTGAACGGTCTGGCCGTCCAGGATCTGGTCACTATTCTTGGCAACCTGCTGGACAACGCCATCGACGCCGCTGCGGACGCCCCAGGCCCCAAACGCGTGGGCCTGACGGTGGACTCGGGCACCGCGGGCCTGGAAATCACCGTCCAGGACTCAGGACCGGGCATCGACCCCAGCTCGGTGGATGATATATTCCGGCATGGTTTCAGCACGAAGTCGGCGGGCCGCTTCGGACGGGGCCTCGGGCTGGCACTGGTCCGGCAGGCAGTTCTGCGGCTCGGCGGCACCATGACCATTACCAACTCAGGCGGGGCCCGGTTTCATGTGCTCCTGCCCCCGGCAACCCCCCGCCCTTCAGAGGAGCCACATTGA
- a CDS encoding cation:dicarboxylase symporter family transporter — translation MASQRGESAAPAKAARKGLDKSHYLYIAVIVAVVLGAVIGLLFPEVGKSLKPLGDGFIKLIKMMIAPIIFCTIVLGIGSIAKAATVGKVGGLALAYFIVMSTFALAIGLVVGNLIHPGDGLNLTPYDPNKKAATDSTADFLLGIIPGDIPVLPTLLAAILVGFALQKMGPQGAPILKAIAHGQGLVFRILIMIMWLAPVGAFGAIAAVVGATGFQAIVSMFTLMIAFYITCALFIVVILGGILQVVAGVNIFKLMKYLAREYLLIFSTSSSEAALPRLIAKMEHLGVSKPVVGVTVPTGYSFNLDGTAIYLTMASLFVANAMGTPLDLGAQISLLIFMIIASKGAAGVTGAGLATLAAGLQAHAPQLLGGVGMIVGIDRFMSEARALTNFTGNAVATVLIGTWVKEIDGEQVDRVLSGAEPFDELTMVAGHHGVTEAAEPAVPVNA, via the coding sequence ATGGCTTCTCAACGAGGAGAATCAGCCGCGCCTGCCAAGGCCGCCCGCAAGGGGCTGGACAAATCCCATTATCTTTACATCGCGGTCATCGTCGCCGTTGTCCTCGGTGCGGTGATCGGCCTGCTGTTCCCGGAAGTCGGCAAATCACTGAAACCCCTGGGCGACGGCTTTATCAAGCTCATCAAAATGATGATTGCACCGATCATCTTCTGCACCATTGTTCTGGGCATCGGTTCCATCGCCAAGGCAGCAACCGTGGGCAAAGTCGGCGGCCTGGCACTCGCCTACTTCATCGTTATGTCCACCTTCGCCCTGGCGATCGGCCTTGTGGTCGGCAACCTCATCCACCCGGGTGACGGGCTGAATCTGACGCCGTACGACCCCAACAAGAAGGCGGCCACCGACAGCACTGCAGACTTCCTGCTCGGCATCATTCCGGGCGATATCCCCGTGCTGCCCACTCTGCTCGCAGCCATTCTGGTGGGCTTCGCGCTGCAGAAAATGGGCCCGCAGGGCGCTCCGATCCTGAAGGCCATCGCCCATGGCCAGGGGCTTGTATTCCGCATCCTCATCATGATCATGTGGCTTGCGCCAGTGGGAGCCTTCGGCGCAATCGCTGCCGTGGTCGGCGCCACCGGCTTCCAAGCGATTGTCAGCATGTTTACCCTCATGATCGCCTTCTACATCACCTGTGCACTCTTCATCGTGGTCATCCTCGGCGGCATTCTCCAGGTGGTGGCGGGAGTCAACATCTTCAAACTGATGAAGTACCTGGCCCGGGAGTATCTGCTGATTTTCTCCACCTCGTCCTCCGAAGCAGCACTGCCGCGTCTCATCGCCAAGATGGAACACCTCGGCGTTTCCAAGCCTGTCGTCGGCGTCACCGTTCCCACCGGCTACTCCTTCAACCTGGACGGCACGGCCATCTACCTGACTATGGCATCGTTGTTCGTAGCGAATGCCATGGGCACTCCGCTTGACCTCGGTGCGCAGATTTCCCTTTTGATCTTCATGATCATCGCCTCCAAGGGTGCCGCCGGTGTTACCGGTGCAGGACTTGCCACCCTCGCCGCCGGCCTGCAGGCCCATGCGCCCCAGCTGCTTGGCGGTGTGGGCATGATTGTCGGAATCGACCGCTTTATGTCCGAGGCCCGTGCGCTCACCAACTTCACCGGCAACGCCGTCGCCACCGTCCTGATCGGTACCTGGGTCAAGGAGATCGACGGCGAACAGGTTGACCGCGTGCTGTCCGGTGCAGAACCGTTCGACGAGCTGACCATGGTTGCCGGTCACCACGGCGTGACGGAAGCAGCGGAGCCGGCAGTTCCCGTGAACGCCTGA